In one Brienomyrus brachyistius isolate T26 chromosome 7, BBRACH_0.4, whole genome shotgun sequence genomic region, the following are encoded:
- the aggf1 gene encoding angiogenic factor with G patch and FHA domains 1 isoform X4: MEVGCHNGERMATNGDDESESELTELRAKVKALKKKLKTCKSELHRLQKKLSKTEHQHKNTERYNEDLRKQVNKLSAEIHERKKKEKKRTNAETQTDDYLWTESDYYNYYYGGYYQSGNEPSAAQEDSKCEATLESHKPPEACPDSTESAPESSSVAEEDVTACRSEETNGTSIADMIRATAEEAVSQTGFVFDETSGMYYDHSTGFYYDSTSQLYYDANTGMYYYYDTESGRYQFHSRVDMQPYQATAELGHDKKGKKRKGAERSSLKDKSLRGETEAGECQGRKLEQKRKRAGRRSRSPDLSEDGEITEEKESQKAPQSVARVCEHSRDLSSESEPEEGEIRESDREQHSLSEPSASDSSGSEGECPEEAWPPCVRVTVVRSPVLETGTLYIITADTPATIGREKDMDHTIRIPEMGVSKFHAEVRFDQDLQCYVLVDQGSQNGTVINGNRILQPKSKSDPCVLAHGDEVKMGDTVLSFHIHPGSDTCDGCEPGQVFAHLSRHRREEAGGPVMSKEDKELQRQKELKQMKVKYGLTNSEYDGTKALKNPRYKDRAEERRQVVGSEGIFQREDAPSSVHVEISDANKGRKMLEKMGWKKGEGLGKDGAGMKDPIQLQIRKSQAGLGVNASVSVDDLTLPQFKSKKNWEKARERFADTCRTPSTSVKKDQHKSKSWVKSETNESSKST; encoded by the exons ATGGAGGTTGGCTGCCACAACG GTGAAAGGATGGCAACAAATGGGGATGATGAATCTGAGTCAGAGCTGACAGAGCTCCGAGCGAAAGTGAAGGCACTGAAGAAGAAGCTGAAAACTTGTAAAAGTGAGTTGCACAGGTTACAGAAGAAACTCAGCAAGACAGAACATCAGCACAAGAACACAGAACGATACAACGAAGACTTAAGAAAGCAG gttaataaattaagtgcagaaATCCATGAAcgaaagaagaaagaaaagaagAGAACAaatgcagagactcaaaccgatGATTATTTGTGGACAGAATCAG ATTACTACAACTACTATTATGGAGGTTATTACCAGAGCGGAAACGAGCCTTCGGCAGCACAAGAGGATTCAAAGTGTGAAGCCACTCTGGAAAGCCACAAGCCACCAGAGGCATGTCCAGATTCTACAGAAAGTGCCCCGGAGAGCAGCAGTGTGGCAGAGGAGGATGTCACTGCCTGCAGATCAGAG GAGACCAATGGCACCTCAATTGCTGACATGATCCGGGCTACAGCTGAAGAAGCAGTGTCCCAGACAGGATTTGTTTTCGACGAAACATCTGGGATGTATTACGACCACAGTACAGGCTTCTACTATGATTCG ACCAGCCAACTGTACTATGATGCCAACACTGGGATGTACTATTACTATGACACGGAGAGTGGGCGGTACCAGTTTCACTCTAGAGTGGACATGCAGCCTTATCAGGCCACTGCAGAGTTGGGCCACGACAAAAAGGGCAAAAAAAGGAAAGGAGCTGAAAGATCTTCTCTGAAAGACAAG AGCCTCAGGGGTGAGACTGAAGCGGGCGAGTGTCAAGGCAGGAAGCTGGAACAGAAGCGAAAGAGGGCTGGCCGCAGGTCCCGTAGCCCAGACCTCTCAGAGGATGGGGAAATCACCGAGGAGAAGGAGTCTCAGAAGGCCCCTCAGAGTGTGGCGCGTGTTTGCGAGCACTCCCGCGACTTGAGCAGCGAGAGCGAGCCCGAGGAGGGTGAAATTAGAGAGTCTGACAGGGAGCAGCACTCGCTCTCCGAGCCATCTGCCTCTGACAGCTCCGGGTCCGAAGGGGAATGTCCTGAAG AAGCATGGCCGCCCTGTGTGAGGGTCACGGTTGTCCGCTCACCAGTGTTGGAGACGGGAACCCTGTACATCATCACTGCTGACACACCGGCGACCATTGGCAG AGAGAAGGACATGGATCATACCATCCGAATACCTGAAATGGGTGTCAGTAAG TTCCATGCTGAAGTCCGTTTTGATCAGGATCTGCAGTGCTATGTACTGGTGGACCAGGGGAGCCAGAATGGGACCGTTATTAATGGGAACAGGATTCTCCAA CCTAAATCCAAGTCTGATCCCTGTGTATTGGCACATGGTGACGAGGTCAAGATGGGGGACACCGTCCTGTCCTTCCACATCCACCCAGGAAGCGACACGTGCGACGGCTGTGAGCCCGGCCAGGTCTTCGCTCACCTCAGCCGCCACAGGAGGGAGGAGGCGGGGG GACCAGTGATGAGCAAAGAGGACAAAGAATTGCAGAGGCAGAAGGAacttaaacagatgaaagtgaAATATGGCCTGACT AACAGCGAGTACGATGGTACCAAAGCCCTGAAGAACCCCAGGTACAAAGACCGTGCTGAAGAGCGCCGCCAAGTGGTGGGAAGCGAGGGGATCTTCCAAAGAGAAGATGCCCCATCCTCTGTTCATGT ggaaATCAGTGATGCCAACAAAGGACGGAAAATGCTGGAGAAAATGGGCTGGAAGAAGGGTGAAGGGCTTGGGAAGGATGGAGCAGGAATGAAAGATCCG ATTCAGCTTCAGATCAGGAAGTCACAAGCAGGACTTGGAGTTAATGCCTCTGTATCGGTGGACGACCTGACCTTGCCTCAGTTCAAGAGCAAGAAGAACTGGGAGAAAGCCAGGGAAAGGTTCGCTGACACATGCCGGACGCCGAGCACCTCTGTTAAGAAAGACCAACACAAGTCGAAGTCGTGGGTTAAAAGTGAAACAAATGAGTCATCAAAAAGTACCTGA
- the aggf1 gene encoding angiogenic factor with G patch and FHA domains 1 isoform X2, giving the protein MEVGCHNGERMATNGDDESESELTELRAKVKALKKKLKTCKSELHRLQKKLSKTEHQHKNTERYNEDLRKQVNKLSAEIHERKKKEKKRTNAETQTDDYLWTESDYYNYYYGGYYQSGNEPSAAQEDSKCEATLESHKPPEACPDSTESAPESSSVAEEDVTACRSEETNGTSIADMIRATAEEAVSQTGFVFDETSGMYYDHSTGFYYDSTSQLYYDANTGMYYYYDTESGRYQFHSRVDMQPYQATAELGHDKKGKKRKGAERSSLKDKVRDVTNSLANMKIGSVGKIPPSKGPCDLNKKCWRLSLRGETEAGECQGRKLEQKRKRAGRRSRSPDLSEDGEITEEKESQKAPQSVARVCEHSRDLSSESEPEEGEIRESDREQHSLSEPSASDSSGSEGECPEAWPPCVRVTVVRSPVLETGTLYIITADTPATIGREKDMDHTIRIPEMGVSKFHAEVRFDQDLQCYVLVDQGSQNGTVINGNRILQPKSKSDPCVLAHGDEVKMGDTVLSFHIHPGSDTCDGCEPGQVFAHLSRHRREEAGGPVMSKEDKELQRQKELKQMKVKYGLTNSEYDGTKALKNPRYKDRAEERRQVVGSEGIFQREDAPSSVHVEISDANKGRKMLEKMGWKKGEGLGKDGAGMKDPIQLQIRKSQAGLGVNASVSVDDLTLPQFKSKKNWEKARERFADTCRTPSTSVKKDQHKSKSWVKSETNESSKST; this is encoded by the exons ATGGAGGTTGGCTGCCACAACG GTGAAAGGATGGCAACAAATGGGGATGATGAATCTGAGTCAGAGCTGACAGAGCTCCGAGCGAAAGTGAAGGCACTGAAGAAGAAGCTGAAAACTTGTAAAAGTGAGTTGCACAGGTTACAGAAGAAACTCAGCAAGACAGAACATCAGCACAAGAACACAGAACGATACAACGAAGACTTAAGAAAGCAG gttaataaattaagtgcagaaATCCATGAAcgaaagaagaaagaaaagaagAGAACAaatgcagagactcaaaccgatGATTATTTGTGGACAGAATCAG ATTACTACAACTACTATTATGGAGGTTATTACCAGAGCGGAAACGAGCCTTCGGCAGCACAAGAGGATTCAAAGTGTGAAGCCACTCTGGAAAGCCACAAGCCACCAGAGGCATGTCCAGATTCTACAGAAAGTGCCCCGGAGAGCAGCAGTGTGGCAGAGGAGGATGTCACTGCCTGCAGATCAGAG GAGACCAATGGCACCTCAATTGCTGACATGATCCGGGCTACAGCTGAAGAAGCAGTGTCCCAGACAGGATTTGTTTTCGACGAAACATCTGGGATGTATTACGACCACAGTACAGGCTTCTACTATGATTCG ACCAGCCAACTGTACTATGATGCCAACACTGGGATGTACTATTACTATGACACGGAGAGTGGGCGGTACCAGTTTCACTCTAGAGTGGACATGCAGCCTTATCAGGCCACTGCAGAGTTGGGCCACGACAAAAAGGGCAAAAAAAGGAAAGGAGCTGAAAGATCTTCTCTGAAAGACAAG GTTCGAGATGTGACTAACTCATTGGCTAATATGAAGATTGGCTCAGTAGGAAAAATTCCTCCAAGTAAAG GTCCGTGTGACTTGAATAAGAAGTGTTGGAGACTG AGCCTCAGGGGTGAGACTGAAGCGGGCGAGTGTCAAGGCAGGAAGCTGGAACAGAAGCGAAAGAGGGCTGGCCGCAGGTCCCGTAGCCCAGACCTCTCAGAGGATGGGGAAATCACCGAGGAGAAGGAGTCTCAGAAGGCCCCTCAGAGTGTGGCGCGTGTTTGCGAGCACTCCCGCGACTTGAGCAGCGAGAGCGAGCCCGAGGAGGGTGAAATTAGAGAGTCTGACAGGGAGCAGCACTCGCTCTCCGAGCCATCTGCCTCTGACAGCTCCGGGTCCGAAGGGGAATGTCCTGAAG CATGGCCGCCCTGTGTGAGGGTCACGGTTGTCCGCTCACCAGTGTTGGAGACGGGAACCCTGTACATCATCACTGCTGACACACCGGCGACCATTGGCAG AGAGAAGGACATGGATCATACCATCCGAATACCTGAAATGGGTGTCAGTAAG TTCCATGCTGAAGTCCGTTTTGATCAGGATCTGCAGTGCTATGTACTGGTGGACCAGGGGAGCCAGAATGGGACCGTTATTAATGGGAACAGGATTCTCCAA CCTAAATCCAAGTCTGATCCCTGTGTATTGGCACATGGTGACGAGGTCAAGATGGGGGACACCGTCCTGTCCTTCCACATCCACCCAGGAAGCGACACGTGCGACGGCTGTGAGCCCGGCCAGGTCTTCGCTCACCTCAGCCGCCACAGGAGGGAGGAGGCGGGGG GACCAGTGATGAGCAAAGAGGACAAAGAATTGCAGAGGCAGAAGGAacttaaacagatgaaagtgaAATATGGCCTGACT AACAGCGAGTACGATGGTACCAAAGCCCTGAAGAACCCCAGGTACAAAGACCGTGCTGAAGAGCGCCGCCAAGTGGTGGGAAGCGAGGGGATCTTCCAAAGAGAAGATGCCCCATCCTCTGTTCATGT ggaaATCAGTGATGCCAACAAAGGACGGAAAATGCTGGAGAAAATGGGCTGGAAGAAGGGTGAAGGGCTTGGGAAGGATGGAGCAGGAATGAAAGATCCG ATTCAGCTTCAGATCAGGAAGTCACAAGCAGGACTTGGAGTTAATGCCTCTGTATCGGTGGACGACCTGACCTTGCCTCAGTTCAAGAGCAAGAAGAACTGGGAGAAAGCCAGGGAAAGGTTCGCTGACACATGCCGGACGCCGAGCACCTCTGTTAAGAAAGACCAACACAAGTCGAAGTCGTGGGTTAAAAGTGAAACAAATGAGTCATCAAAAAGTACCTGA
- the aggf1 gene encoding angiogenic factor with G patch and FHA domains 1 isoform X1 has translation MEVGCHNGERMATNGDDESESELTELRAKVKALKKKLKTCKSELHRLQKKLSKTEHQHKNTERYNEDLRKQVNKLSAEIHERKKKEKKRTNAETQTDDYLWTESDYYNYYYGGYYQSGNEPSAAQEDSKCEATLESHKPPEACPDSTESAPESSSVAEEDVTACRSEETNGTSIADMIRATAEEAVSQTGFVFDETSGMYYDHSTGFYYDSTSQLYYDANTGMYYYYDTESGRYQFHSRVDMQPYQATAELGHDKKGKKRKGAERSSLKDKVRDVTNSLANMKIGSVGKIPPSKGPCDLNKKCWRLSLRGETEAGECQGRKLEQKRKRAGRRSRSPDLSEDGEITEEKESQKAPQSVARVCEHSRDLSSESEPEEGEIRESDREQHSLSEPSASDSSGSEGECPEEAWPPCVRVTVVRSPVLETGTLYIITADTPATIGREKDMDHTIRIPEMGVSKFHAEVRFDQDLQCYVLVDQGSQNGTVINGNRILQPKSKSDPCVLAHGDEVKMGDTVLSFHIHPGSDTCDGCEPGQVFAHLSRHRREEAGGPVMSKEDKELQRQKELKQMKVKYGLTNSEYDGTKALKNPRYKDRAEERRQVVGSEGIFQREDAPSSVHVEISDANKGRKMLEKMGWKKGEGLGKDGAGMKDPIQLQIRKSQAGLGVNASVSVDDLTLPQFKSKKNWEKARERFADTCRTPSTSVKKDQHKSKSWVKSETNESSKST, from the exons ATGGAGGTTGGCTGCCACAACG GTGAAAGGATGGCAACAAATGGGGATGATGAATCTGAGTCAGAGCTGACAGAGCTCCGAGCGAAAGTGAAGGCACTGAAGAAGAAGCTGAAAACTTGTAAAAGTGAGTTGCACAGGTTACAGAAGAAACTCAGCAAGACAGAACATCAGCACAAGAACACAGAACGATACAACGAAGACTTAAGAAAGCAG gttaataaattaagtgcagaaATCCATGAAcgaaagaagaaagaaaagaagAGAACAaatgcagagactcaaaccgatGATTATTTGTGGACAGAATCAG ATTACTACAACTACTATTATGGAGGTTATTACCAGAGCGGAAACGAGCCTTCGGCAGCACAAGAGGATTCAAAGTGTGAAGCCACTCTGGAAAGCCACAAGCCACCAGAGGCATGTCCAGATTCTACAGAAAGTGCCCCGGAGAGCAGCAGTGTGGCAGAGGAGGATGTCACTGCCTGCAGATCAGAG GAGACCAATGGCACCTCAATTGCTGACATGATCCGGGCTACAGCTGAAGAAGCAGTGTCCCAGACAGGATTTGTTTTCGACGAAACATCTGGGATGTATTACGACCACAGTACAGGCTTCTACTATGATTCG ACCAGCCAACTGTACTATGATGCCAACACTGGGATGTACTATTACTATGACACGGAGAGTGGGCGGTACCAGTTTCACTCTAGAGTGGACATGCAGCCTTATCAGGCCACTGCAGAGTTGGGCCACGACAAAAAGGGCAAAAAAAGGAAAGGAGCTGAAAGATCTTCTCTGAAAGACAAG GTTCGAGATGTGACTAACTCATTGGCTAATATGAAGATTGGCTCAGTAGGAAAAATTCCTCCAAGTAAAG GTCCGTGTGACTTGAATAAGAAGTGTTGGAGACTG AGCCTCAGGGGTGAGACTGAAGCGGGCGAGTGTCAAGGCAGGAAGCTGGAACAGAAGCGAAAGAGGGCTGGCCGCAGGTCCCGTAGCCCAGACCTCTCAGAGGATGGGGAAATCACCGAGGAGAAGGAGTCTCAGAAGGCCCCTCAGAGTGTGGCGCGTGTTTGCGAGCACTCCCGCGACTTGAGCAGCGAGAGCGAGCCCGAGGAGGGTGAAATTAGAGAGTCTGACAGGGAGCAGCACTCGCTCTCCGAGCCATCTGCCTCTGACAGCTCCGGGTCCGAAGGGGAATGTCCTGAAG AAGCATGGCCGCCCTGTGTGAGGGTCACGGTTGTCCGCTCACCAGTGTTGGAGACGGGAACCCTGTACATCATCACTGCTGACACACCGGCGACCATTGGCAG AGAGAAGGACATGGATCATACCATCCGAATACCTGAAATGGGTGTCAGTAAG TTCCATGCTGAAGTCCGTTTTGATCAGGATCTGCAGTGCTATGTACTGGTGGACCAGGGGAGCCAGAATGGGACCGTTATTAATGGGAACAGGATTCTCCAA CCTAAATCCAAGTCTGATCCCTGTGTATTGGCACATGGTGACGAGGTCAAGATGGGGGACACCGTCCTGTCCTTCCACATCCACCCAGGAAGCGACACGTGCGACGGCTGTGAGCCCGGCCAGGTCTTCGCTCACCTCAGCCGCCACAGGAGGGAGGAGGCGGGGG GACCAGTGATGAGCAAAGAGGACAAAGAATTGCAGAGGCAGAAGGAacttaaacagatgaaagtgaAATATGGCCTGACT AACAGCGAGTACGATGGTACCAAAGCCCTGAAGAACCCCAGGTACAAAGACCGTGCTGAAGAGCGCCGCCAAGTGGTGGGAAGCGAGGGGATCTTCCAAAGAGAAGATGCCCCATCCTCTGTTCATGT ggaaATCAGTGATGCCAACAAAGGACGGAAAATGCTGGAGAAAATGGGCTGGAAGAAGGGTGAAGGGCTTGGGAAGGATGGAGCAGGAATGAAAGATCCG ATTCAGCTTCAGATCAGGAAGTCACAAGCAGGACTTGGAGTTAATGCCTCTGTATCGGTGGACGACCTGACCTTGCCTCAGTTCAAGAGCAAGAAGAACTGGGAGAAAGCCAGGGAAAGGTTCGCTGACACATGCCGGACGCCGAGCACCTCTGTTAAGAAAGACCAACACAAGTCGAAGTCGTGGGTTAAAAGTGAAACAAATGAGTCATCAAAAAGTACCTGA
- the aggf1 gene encoding angiogenic factor with G patch and FHA domains 1 isoform X3, whose translation MATNGDDESESELTELRAKVKALKKKLKTCKSELHRLQKKLSKTEHQHKNTERYNEDLRKQVNKLSAEIHERKKKEKKRTNAETQTDDYLWTESDYYNYYYGGYYQSGNEPSAAQEDSKCEATLESHKPPEACPDSTESAPESSSVAEEDVTACRSEETNGTSIADMIRATAEEAVSQTGFVFDETSGMYYDHSTGFYYDSTSQLYYDANTGMYYYYDTESGRYQFHSRVDMQPYQATAELGHDKKGKKRKGAERSSLKDKVRDVTNSLANMKIGSVGKIPPSKGPCDLNKKCWRLSLRGETEAGECQGRKLEQKRKRAGRRSRSPDLSEDGEITEEKESQKAPQSVARVCEHSRDLSSESEPEEGEIRESDREQHSLSEPSASDSSGSEGECPEEAWPPCVRVTVVRSPVLETGTLYIITADTPATIGREKDMDHTIRIPEMGVSKFHAEVRFDQDLQCYVLVDQGSQNGTVINGNRILQPKSKSDPCVLAHGDEVKMGDTVLSFHIHPGSDTCDGCEPGQVFAHLSRHRREEAGGPVMSKEDKELQRQKELKQMKVKYGLTNSEYDGTKALKNPRYKDRAEERRQVVGSEGIFQREDAPSSVHVEISDANKGRKMLEKMGWKKGEGLGKDGAGMKDPIQLQIRKSQAGLGVNASVSVDDLTLPQFKSKKNWEKARERFADTCRTPSTSVKKDQHKSKSWVKSETNESSKST comes from the exons ATGGCAACAAATGGGGATGATGAATCTGAGTCAGAGCTGACAGAGCTCCGAGCGAAAGTGAAGGCACTGAAGAAGAAGCTGAAAACTTGTAAAAGTGAGTTGCACAGGTTACAGAAGAAACTCAGCAAGACAGAACATCAGCACAAGAACACAGAACGATACAACGAAGACTTAAGAAAGCAG gttaataaattaagtgcagaaATCCATGAAcgaaagaagaaagaaaagaagAGAACAaatgcagagactcaaaccgatGATTATTTGTGGACAGAATCAG ATTACTACAACTACTATTATGGAGGTTATTACCAGAGCGGAAACGAGCCTTCGGCAGCACAAGAGGATTCAAAGTGTGAAGCCACTCTGGAAAGCCACAAGCCACCAGAGGCATGTCCAGATTCTACAGAAAGTGCCCCGGAGAGCAGCAGTGTGGCAGAGGAGGATGTCACTGCCTGCAGATCAGAG GAGACCAATGGCACCTCAATTGCTGACATGATCCGGGCTACAGCTGAAGAAGCAGTGTCCCAGACAGGATTTGTTTTCGACGAAACATCTGGGATGTATTACGACCACAGTACAGGCTTCTACTATGATTCG ACCAGCCAACTGTACTATGATGCCAACACTGGGATGTACTATTACTATGACACGGAGAGTGGGCGGTACCAGTTTCACTCTAGAGTGGACATGCAGCCTTATCAGGCCACTGCAGAGTTGGGCCACGACAAAAAGGGCAAAAAAAGGAAAGGAGCTGAAAGATCTTCTCTGAAAGACAAG GTTCGAGATGTGACTAACTCATTGGCTAATATGAAGATTGGCTCAGTAGGAAAAATTCCTCCAAGTAAAG GTCCGTGTGACTTGAATAAGAAGTGTTGGAGACTG AGCCTCAGGGGTGAGACTGAAGCGGGCGAGTGTCAAGGCAGGAAGCTGGAACAGAAGCGAAAGAGGGCTGGCCGCAGGTCCCGTAGCCCAGACCTCTCAGAGGATGGGGAAATCACCGAGGAGAAGGAGTCTCAGAAGGCCCCTCAGAGTGTGGCGCGTGTTTGCGAGCACTCCCGCGACTTGAGCAGCGAGAGCGAGCCCGAGGAGGGTGAAATTAGAGAGTCTGACAGGGAGCAGCACTCGCTCTCCGAGCCATCTGCCTCTGACAGCTCCGGGTCCGAAGGGGAATGTCCTGAAG AAGCATGGCCGCCCTGTGTGAGGGTCACGGTTGTCCGCTCACCAGTGTTGGAGACGGGAACCCTGTACATCATCACTGCTGACACACCGGCGACCATTGGCAG AGAGAAGGACATGGATCATACCATCCGAATACCTGAAATGGGTGTCAGTAAG TTCCATGCTGAAGTCCGTTTTGATCAGGATCTGCAGTGCTATGTACTGGTGGACCAGGGGAGCCAGAATGGGACCGTTATTAATGGGAACAGGATTCTCCAA CCTAAATCCAAGTCTGATCCCTGTGTATTGGCACATGGTGACGAGGTCAAGATGGGGGACACCGTCCTGTCCTTCCACATCCACCCAGGAAGCGACACGTGCGACGGCTGTGAGCCCGGCCAGGTCTTCGCTCACCTCAGCCGCCACAGGAGGGAGGAGGCGGGGG GACCAGTGATGAGCAAAGAGGACAAAGAATTGCAGAGGCAGAAGGAacttaaacagatgaaagtgaAATATGGCCTGACT AACAGCGAGTACGATGGTACCAAAGCCCTGAAGAACCCCAGGTACAAAGACCGTGCTGAAGAGCGCCGCCAAGTGGTGGGAAGCGAGGGGATCTTCCAAAGAGAAGATGCCCCATCCTCTGTTCATGT ggaaATCAGTGATGCCAACAAAGGACGGAAAATGCTGGAGAAAATGGGCTGGAAGAAGGGTGAAGGGCTTGGGAAGGATGGAGCAGGAATGAAAGATCCG ATTCAGCTTCAGATCAGGAAGTCACAAGCAGGACTTGGAGTTAATGCCTCTGTATCGGTGGACGACCTGACCTTGCCTCAGTTCAAGAGCAAGAAGAACTGGGAGAAAGCCAGGGAAAGGTTCGCTGACACATGCCGGACGCCGAGCACCTCTGTTAAGAAAGACCAACACAAGTCGAAGTCGTGGGTTAAAAGTGAAACAAATGAGTCATCAAAAAGTACCTGA